One window of Mauremys reevesii isolate NIE-2019 linkage group 4, ASM1616193v1, whole genome shotgun sequence genomic DNA carries:
- the LOC120402888 gene encoding high choriolytic enzyme 1-like, which produces MNLIPLSALLAFFCSFALCKPVQVATRNNEMDSDTTLHEGDIVLRRKRSAINCDSSCFWPKSHDGLVNVPVNVSTEFSVEERTWIVEAMQEFTTLTCVQFINRTTETNYISIVPGESCWSHFGKIGGMQRVGLMKTGCMSKGAIQHEMNHALGFLHEQARSDRDNYVKIMWQYIMAGEQGNFGKVNSNNLGLPYDYSSVMHYGLYDFSNTSGKATIVPIPDPSVPIGQREGLSNLDVAKINKLYSCNCCSNVLHKPTDTFSSVNHPSSYPDNSNCLWLIRIPQHQVTFVTCGSTLTGTSGVITSPNYPNRYPKNQVCFWIVSAPADLKISLTMVSFELEEGDECKYDYLLIHDGSRPTSPAVGPYCGTMKIADFTSSENFVLVEFHSDFAWVFPGFMLNYTFVMPS; this is translated from the exons ATGAACCTTATTCCACTGTCAGCCCTTTTAGCATTTTTCTGTAGCTTTGCACTATGTAAACCTGTCCAG GTAGCCACAAGAAATAATGAAATGG ATAGCGATACAACTCTGCATGAGGGTGACATTGTCTTGAGAAGGAAACGCAGTGCCATAAACTGTGACAGCAGCTGCTTCTGGCCCAAGTCCCATGATGGGCTAGTCAACGTCCCAGTTAATGTTTCTACAGAGTTTT CTGTGGAAGAGAGGACTTGGATTGTTGAAGCAATGCAGGAGTTCACAACCCTGACTTGTGTCCAGTTTATAAATCGCACAACAGAAACCAACTACATAAGCATTGTACCTGGGGAGAG CTGCTGGTCTCACTTTGGAAAGATTGGAGGTATGCAGCGGGTGGGCCTGATGAAAACAGGCTGCATGAGTAAAGGAGCAATTCAACATGAAATGAACCATGCGCTGGGATTTTTACATGAACAGGCCCGGAGTGACCGGGACAACTATGTTAAGATCATGTGGCAATACATTATGGCAG GGGAACAAGGGAACTTCGGGAAAGTGAATTCCAATAACCTGGGTCTTCCCTACGACTATTCCTCAGTGATGCACTATGGCTT ATATGACTTCTCTAACACCTCTGGAAAAGCAACTATTGTACCGATTCCTGATCCCTCTGTACCCATCGGACAGAGAGAGGGACTGAGTAATCTCGACGTGGCTAAAATCAACAAGCTCTATAGCTGCA ATTGCTGTAGCAATGTGCTGCATAAACCTACTGACACCTTCTCGTCTGTCAATCACCCATCCTCATATCCAGACAACAGCAACTGTCTGTGGCTCATTCGCATCCCACAGCATCAGGTGACTTTTG TGACATGTGGAAGCACTTTGACGGGCACAAGTGGGGTGATCACCTCCCCAAACTACCCCAACAGGTACCCCAAAAACCAGGTCTGCTTCTGGATCGTCAGTGCTCCGGCAGATCTCAAG ATATCTCTAACAATGGTCTCCTTTGAGCTGGAGGAGGGTGATGAATGTAAATACGACTATTTGCTTATTCATGATGGGAGCCGACCCACATCTCCAGCTGTTGGCCCATACTGTGGAACAATGAAGATTGCAGACTTTACCTCCTCAGAGAACTTTGTGCTGGTAGAATTTCACAGCGATTTTGCTTGGGTGTTTCCTGGATTCATGCTGAACTACACTTTTG TTATGCCATCATGA